A stretch of Dysidea avara chromosome 5, odDysAvar1.4, whole genome shotgun sequence DNA encodes these proteins:
- the LOC136255215 gene encoding uncharacterized protein: MGGLGLCNPSANANFEFDSSIQVTSSLTKEIIEQQTCFRMSVVSAQRQAKANVIASRHRQLVCKQSELTPQLPVSLRRIVSLSSEKGASSWLSVLPIEEHGFALHKGAFRDALCLRYGWLPNGLPAKCVCGHGFTVDHAMNCATGGFPTLRHNKLRDFTAAALSEVCHNVAIEPVLQPLSGESFHYATANVEDEARLDVSAHGFWGSRHQKAFFDVRIFNPTAPSYRNTAVSSLYRRFERDKQKMYEQRIRDVEMGSFTPLVFSTFGGMGSAATVAYKRLASMLSTQRGQSYSSVVSWIRCSTSFSLLRSAVTCLRGARSHRGSPVTIGALDLAISEGQVLPSH, from the coding sequence ATGGGAGGCCTGGGTCTGTGTAACCCTTCTGCTAATGCTAACTTTGAATTTGATTCTTCCATTCAAGTTACCTCATCTTTAACCAAGGAGATCATTGAACAACAGACTTGCTTTAGGATGTCAGTGGTTAGTGCCCAGCGTCAAGCTAAGGCTAATGTTATAGCTTCGAGACATCGGCAGCTGGTTTGTAAGCAATCGGAACTCACACCACAGTTGCCAGTTAGTTTACGTCGTATTGTTTCTTTATCTAGTGAGAAAGGTGCCTCATCATGGTTATCAGTGCTTCCTATTGAAGAACATGGTTTTGCACTCCATAAAGGTGCATTTAGGGATGCACTGTGTCTACGATATGGTTGGTTGCCCAATGGTCTACCTGCTAAGTGTGTCTGTGGTCATGGCTTTACTGTTGATCATGCAATGAATTGTGCTACAGGTGGTTTCCCTACTCTACGTCATAATAAACTTAGGGACTTCACTGCTGCTGCTTTGTCTGAAGTATGTCATAATGTGGCCATTGAACCAGTGCTGCAACCCCTGTCTGGTGAGTCCTTTCACTATGCCACAGCTAATGTGGAGGATGAGGCACGTTTAGATGTAAGTGCACATGGTTTTTGGGGAAGTCGTCATCAGaaggctttctttgatgttagaatTTTCAATCCAACTGCTCCCAGTTATCGAAACACAGCGGTTTCTTCCTTGTACAGAAGGTTTGAAAGAGATAAACAAAAGATGTATGAACAGAGAATAAGagatgttgaaatgggctcaTTCACTCCATTGGTTTTCTCCACGTTTGGAGGGATGGGTAGTGCGGCTACAGTTGCTTATAAACGTCTAGCTTCTATGCTATCTACTCAACGGGGCCAATCTTACAGCAGTGTTGTGTCATGGATTAGATGTTCCACCAGCTTTTCTTTGCTCAGGTCAGCAGTGACCTGCTTGCGTGGAGCAAGGTCACACCGTGGCAGCCCTGTGACcattggagcacttgaccttgctatttcggaaggccaagtgttgccatctcattga